A single region of the Polymorphum gilvum SL003B-26A1 genome encodes:
- a CDS encoding homoserine kinase, which produces MAVYTEVADEDLAAFVERYDIGRLLSCKGIAEGVENSNFLVHTEAGHFILTLYEKRVDPADLPFFLGLMQHLAARDISCPTPLVAGDGRMLGTLADRPAAMVTFLDGMWVRRPRPEHCAALGAGLAALHLAGADFPMSRRNALSVTDWRPLFDKSAAEADTVAAGLAREIAEELDALERAWPGGLPSGVIHADLFPDNVFFIGTELSGLIDFYFACTDAFAYDVAICLNAWCFEPDLSFNVTKARALLNAYRRVRPFTPAEFRALPLLARGAALRFLLTRLHDWLRVPPGALVTPKDPLEYLKKLRFHRSVSSASAYGLDA; this is translated from the coding sequence ATGGCCGTCTACACGGAAGTCGCCGACGAGGATCTGGCCGCCTTCGTCGAGAGATACGACATCGGCCGGCTGCTGTCCTGCAAGGGCATCGCCGAGGGCGTGGAGAATTCCAACTTCCTGGTCCACACCGAGGCCGGCCATTTCATCCTGACGCTCTACGAGAAGCGCGTCGACCCGGCCGACCTGCCGTTCTTCCTCGGCCTGATGCAGCACCTGGCGGCCCGGGACATCTCCTGCCCGACGCCGCTGGTCGCCGGCGATGGAAGGATGCTCGGCACGCTGGCAGACCGGCCGGCGGCGATGGTGACCTTTCTCGACGGCATGTGGGTACGCCGGCCGCGTCCCGAGCATTGCGCAGCGCTCGGCGCAGGCCTCGCAGCCCTGCACCTGGCCGGCGCCGACTTCCCGATGAGCCGGCGCAACGCGCTGTCGGTGACCGACTGGCGGCCGCTGTTCGACAAGAGCGCGGCCGAGGCCGACACGGTGGCGGCCGGGCTCGCCCGGGAGATCGCCGAGGAACTGGACGCACTGGAGCGGGCCTGGCCCGGCGGCCTGCCGAGCGGCGTCATCCATGCCGACCTGTTTCCCGACAACGTGTTCTTCATCGGCACCGAGCTGTCCGGACTGATCGACTTCTATTTCGCCTGCACGGACGCGTTCGCCTACGACGTCGCGATCTGTCTCAACGCCTGGTGCTTCGAGCCGGACCTGTCGTTCAATGTGACCAAGGCGCGCGCGCTGCTGAATGCCTACCGGCGGGTGCGGCCGTTCACGCCGGCCGAATTCCGCGCCCTGCCGCTGCTCGCCCGCGGTGCGGCGCTGCGCTTCCTGCTGACCCGGCTGCACGACTGGCTGCGCGTGCCGCCGGGCGCCCTGGTGACGCCGAAGGATCCGCTGGAATACCTGAAGAAGCTGCGCTTCCACCGCAGCGTGTCCAGCGCCAGCGCCTACGGACTGGACGCATGA
- the rnhA gene encoding ribonuclease HI, translating to MSSETRVTIHTDGACSGNPGPGGWGAILQFGEHTRELSGGEAQTTNNRMELTAAIKALNALKRPCTVDLYTDSVYVRDGITKWMFNWKRNNWRTSDRKPVKNAELWQALDEAQKRHKISWHWVKGHAGHPENERADELAREGMKPYQRNGRRNGAESPA from the coding sequence ATGAGCAGCGAGACGCGGGTGACGATCCACACCGATGGCGCCTGTTCGGGCAACCCGGGCCCCGGCGGCTGGGGCGCCATCCTGCAGTTCGGCGAACACACGCGGGAACTGTCCGGCGGCGAGGCGCAGACGACCAACAACCGGATGGAGCTGACCGCGGCGATCAAGGCGCTCAACGCGCTCAAGCGGCCGTGCACGGTCGACCTCTATACCGACAGCGTCTATGTGCGCGACGGTATCACCAAGTGGATGTTCAACTGGAAGCGCAACAACTGGCGCACCTCCGACAGGAAGCCGGTCAAGAACGCCGAGCTTTGGCAGGCGCTGGACGAGGCGCAGAAGCGCCACAAGATCTCCTGGCACTGGGTCAAGGGCCATGCCGGCCATCCCGAGAACGAGCGCGCCGACGAACTCGCCCGCGAGGGCATGAAGCCCTATCAGCGCAATGGCAGGCGGAACGGGGCGGAGAGCCCGGCGTGA
- the ispH gene encoding 4-hydroxy-3-methylbut-2-enyl diphosphate reductase, which translates to MSQAPDPTLPASGGALPALTVKLCAPRGFCAGVDRAIQIVELALEKYGRPVYVRHEIVHNRFVVDGLKAKGAVFVEELDEIPDADRGRPVIFSAHGVPKAVPEDARLRNMFYLDATCPLVSKVHKEAEIHFRRDREILLIGHAGHPEVIGTMGQLPAGSVTLIETEADARAYRPKSGRQLAFITQTTLSVDDTRSIVDVLKQRFPDIVAPHKEDICYATTNRQEAVKAVAPSVDAMIVVGAPNSSNSQRLREVAERAGCPKAVLLQRAAEIDWTDFDGIGSLGLTAGASAPETLVEEIIAAFAHRFDVTVETVRTADETIAFNLPRELRGTADAPGAAAAE; encoded by the coding sequence ATGAGCCAGGCTCCCGACCCCACCCTGCCCGCCTCCGGCGGCGCGTTGCCGGCGCTGACCGTCAAGCTGTGCGCGCCGCGCGGCTTCTGCGCCGGCGTCGACCGCGCGATCCAGATCGTCGAACTGGCGCTGGAGAAATACGGCCGGCCGGTCTACGTGCGCCACGAGATCGTGCACAACAGGTTCGTCGTCGACGGACTGAAGGCCAAGGGCGCGGTGTTCGTAGAGGAACTGGACGAGATCCCGGACGCCGACCGCGGCCGGCCGGTGATCTTCTCCGCCCATGGCGTTCCCAAGGCGGTGCCCGAGGATGCGCGGCTGCGCAACATGTTCTATCTCGACGCCACCTGCCCGCTGGTGTCCAAGGTGCACAAGGAGGCGGAGATCCATTTCCGCCGCGACCGCGAGATCCTGCTGATCGGCCATGCCGGCCACCCGGAGGTGATCGGCACCATGGGCCAGCTGCCGGCGGGCTCGGTGACCCTGATCGAGACGGAAGCGGACGCCCGCGCCTACCGGCCGAAGAGCGGACGCCAGCTTGCCTTCATCACCCAGACGACCCTGTCGGTGGACGACACCCGGAGCATCGTCGACGTCCTGAAGCAGCGCTTTCCCGACATCGTGGCACCGCACAAGGAAGACATCTGCTATGCCACCACCAACCGCCAGGAGGCGGTCAAGGCGGTGGCGCCGTCGGTCGACGCGATGATCGTGGTTGGGGCGCCGAACTCATCCAATTCGCAGCGCCTGCGCGAGGTGGCCGAACGCGCCGGCTGCCCGAAGGCAGTGCTGCTGCAGCGCGCCGCCGAGATCGACTGGACCGATTTCGACGGCATTGGCTCGCTCGGCCTGACGGCGGGAGCCTCGGCGCCGGAGACGCTGGTGGAGGAGATCATCGCCGCCTTCGCGCATCGCTTCGACGTGACCGTCGAGACGGTGCGCACCGCCGACGAGACCATCGCCTTCAACCTGCCGCGCGAGCTGCGCGGTACCGCGGACGCCCCGGGCGCCGCCGCAGCCGAGTAA